One Spea bombifrons isolate aSpeBom1 chromosome 1, aSpeBom1.2.pri, whole genome shotgun sequence DNA window includes the following coding sequences:
- the RAB11FIP5 gene encoding rab11 family-interacting protein 5: MFLRPDPDLGWIPTHVQVTVLQARGLRAKGKHGTSDAYTLIQIGRDKYSTSVVEKTPGSPEWKEECSFELAPGALERGEGCQLQLTVMHRALIGMDQFLGQVSIPLQQVYQQGRSLRNQWYNLRSKPGKKEKERGEIQVHIQFTRNNLTASMFDLSIKDKPKTPFGKLKDKMKVKKRFDMESSSAIVPSSVGRLDSDDDDERKPKSKAAAFFKGLRKNSLTKSNTSLGSDSTISSTSATVPTSAGITIVLPDPGKKPASRNSSLSAEPTAKDNEASPRMTHKRAFSDEVSQLKMFPEPKSIQNLKISSSPISKSSLCINGSHVYAEVPLPKPPPSPLEKSLLPSKSFQNIVKRSEEPILSEGSRGQSQGWEKPDKKLEQKPSAPNTSAMEEEKISAKANIQRPKKEEVPLEAKPVQITTPMFFTDTVSTNKPQEITGKEEKKAKVNLFHHGTGKNEAGGKTLVEQATHGSSVADDKGKAGGWFGSKEAKDVPQKPSFPSGSIATSEAAERGSSLVEEHSPLAFSSSTEDWKNPSSQYSRDHGDAFTEGHNFKFTPSSSSVGRLNAAGWEQQFDALASSRLQPVANNQCLPDTKLQDPSASHYLSSDASYSTERTGVLSEESKTSIESEHMINTLPSIYTSYVSVKVLETHWPVDALTTEEVSPSLPNVSVSQNTPYIPLAEYTRSRTPTQDLSRTYNHDTDMSDPPAAGYEINNLSLCRLDKEVTELSGDSVLQNPTSGRLNTTDHIQAMCSEVNKVDTANTSGDSESRVAAVSPLVPVGDSMARLLDSSVLLFDNHAFNPTVPPLHRAITEETIDREDVFNVNSKEKLEYSAESEGKARMESMSNRLHAVPDQVTVTSGDDKGVNQSEIGLRALIDSVGSLAPPKPPRLMSSVFEGKGTNGDNYKQTSNQDTSRKRAESPEEQRQEPNVGVSKETVSPVICCPIIEVNSPEQLIGEDTQSPAKGPLPSLMEENNDLTKLGTTNGEHLLDVNETLAEQFRTCPSKVSLDALDLSSVEESSNKLDVLKRGPGSELIDCGHSEKLRNVEVIKQKCDLFLKPLPVSKKDKEVEMESSDSSKKVERSNVLFWSALEEPLPNNITNHSEVNQIVEVKCGNLLQCEEVTAQGHIVEDNTEPKENLKIPETKSEKILETSTKGLKAESQSGISLSQLSTWSADIIVDFKNEEFWRSESDLLEATDIKSLPSPGNPFTPANKTPPVLSHKNPFVEPTNGNESSEVSLQEDISFQELHRQAALKVLPPITLPTDVKIPSLHGNQPLAFSTPSLVAVQNPKVSKFPSPILSSTTSAVTGTTNTCTAALSYLQSPATSSVVTSATRSVLPQETQPAESPFYPLKTSPHPVKPISAALSDSEKKPNKPALSTAISSGLEMLKSVTGGQHPAPKKQELDRLKDLCSPDAAARYYHLTHDELIHMLLQKEAELGRKEEHVHELEDYIDKLMVRIIEQAPTLLQVPLETTKNNK; this comes from the exons GTGGTACAATCTCCGCTCAAAGCCTGGGAAgaaggagaaagagaggggcgAGATCCAAGTCCACATCCAGTTCACCAGAAACAACTTGACCGCCAGCATGTTTGACCTCTCCATCAAGGACAAGCCGAAGACGCCCTTCGGGAAGCTGAAGGACAAGATGAAAGTCAAGAAACGCTTCGACATGGAATCCTCGTCGGCCATCGTTCCGAGCAGCGTGGGTCGCCTCGACAGCGACGACGACGATGAGCGAAAGCCAAAGTCCAAGGCGGCTGCTTTCTTCAAGGGTTTGCGGAAAAATTCTCTTACCAAATCCAACACTTCTCTGGGGTCCGACAGCACCATATCCTCCACCAGTGCCACGGTGCCCACCAGCGCCGGCATCACTATCGTTCTGCCGGACCCAGGCAAGAAACCTGCCTCCAGGAACAGCAGCCTATCTGCGGAGCCTACGG CCAAAGACAATGAGGCCTCACCGAGGATGACTCATAAGAGAGCCTTCAGTGATGAAGTCAGCCAGTTGAAAATGTTCCCTGAACCAAAGTCCATCCAGAATCTGAAGATAAGCAGTAGCCCCATCTCCAAGTCTTCTCTGTGCATCAACGGAAGCCATGTTTATGCAGAAGTTCCTCTTCCAAAACCTCCCCCCAGTCCGCTGGAGAAATCTTTGCTGCCATCCAAGTCATTTCAGAACATTGTGAAGAGATCCGAGGAGCCTATTTTGAGCGAAGGATCCAGAGGACAATCCCAAGGCTGGGAGAAACCAGACAAGAAATTGGAGCAGAAGCCATCAGCCCCCAATACCTCGGCCATGGAAGAGGAAAAGATCTCTGCCAAAGCCAACATCCAACGtccaaagaaagaggaggtcCCTCTGGAGGCAAAGCCTGTCCAAATTACAACACCCATGTTCTTTACAGACACTGTGTCCACGAATAAACCTCAAGAAATCactgggaaagaagaaaagaaagcgAAGGTCAACCTTTTCCACCACGGAACCGGGAAGAATGAAGCTGGTGGAAAGACCTTAGTTGAACAAGCTACGCACGGATCCTCGGTCGCAGACGACAAAGGCAAGGCTGGCGGCTGGTTTGGTTCTAAAGAAGCCAAAGACGTCCCACAGAAACCAAG TTTTCCCTCTGGGTCTATTGCTACCTCAGAAGCTGCTGAAAGGGGCTCTTCTCTTGTGGAGGAACACAGTCCATTGGCCTTTTCTTCATCTACAGAAGATTGGAAGAACCCATCGAGCCAATATTCAAGAGACCACGGCGATGCCTTCACTGAAGGCCACAACTTCAAGTTTACTCCAAGCTCTTCTTCAGTGGGTCGTCTAAACGCCGCAGGATGGGAGCAACAGTTCGATGCTCTTGCATCAAGCCGGCTTCAGCCAGTCGCCAATAACCAGTGTCTACCAGACACAAAACTACAGGATCCCAGTGCCTCTCATTATTTGTCCTCAGACGCTTCGTACTCTACAGAAAGAACAGGCGTCTTAAGTGAAGAGTCAAAGACCTCCATAGAGTCGGAACATATGATCAACACCTTGCCTAGTATCTACACAAGCTACGTTAGCGTAAAGGTATTGGAGACACACTGGCCTGTTGATGCCTTAACAACTGAAGAGGTTTCTCCTTCCCTTCCAAATGTGTCAGTAAGTCAAAACACGCCATACATTCCCCTTGCTGAGTACACAAGATCCAGGACACCCACCCAGGACTTATCCAGAACCTACAACCATGACACAGATATGTCTGACCCACCAGCTGCTGGCTATGAAATTAACAACCTGAGTTTGTGTCGTTTAGACAAGGAGGTCACAGAATTATCTGGTGATAGTGTTCTTCAGAACCCAACATCTGGAAGGCTTAACACCACTGATCATATACAAGCCATGTGTTCTGAAGTAAATAAGGTTGACACGGCAAACACTTCTGGAGATAGTGAAAGCAGGGTTGCTGCTGTCTCCCCTCTGGTACCGGTAGGAGATTCCATGGCCAGGTTATTGGATTCATCTGTTTTACTGTTTGATAATCACGCCTTTAACCCAACTGTACCCCCTTTGCATAGGGCCATAACAGAGGAAACCATAGATAGAGAGGATGTGTTCAATGTGAACTCTAAAGAGAAACTTGAATACTCTGCAGAATCTGAAGGGAAGGCCCGCATGGAGTCAATGTCCAACAGGTTACATGCAGTTCCTGATCAAGTAACCGTCACCAGTGGAGATgataaaggggttaatcagtCAGAAATCGGATTGCGTGCCTTAATTGACTCTGTAGGGTCTCTCGCCCCACCAAAGCCGCCACGGCTGATGTCATCTGTTTTTGAGGGAAAGGGGACTAATGGTGATAATTACAAACAAACAAGTAATCAAGACACAAGTAGAAAACGAGCCGAGAGCCCAGAGGAACAAAGGCAGGAGCCGAACGTTGGAGTGAGCAAAGAGACTGTCTCTCCAGTGATCTGTTGTCCTATAATTGAGGTTAACAGCCCAGAGCAACTTATTGGAGAGGACACTCAATCACCCGCTAAGGGCCCTTTACCTAGCTTAATGGAAGAGAATAATGATTTAACAAAGCTGGGCACCACTAATGGGGAACACCTGTTGGATGTAAATGAGACATTGGCTGAGCAATTCCGGACTTGCCCTTCAAAAGTCTCGCTAGACGCATTAGATCTCTCGAGTGTAGAGGAAAGCTCGAATAAATTAGATGTTTTGAAACGTGGACCGGGCTCTGAGTTAATTGATTGTGGTCATTCAGAAAAGCTTAGAAACGTGGAGGTCATAAAACAAAAGTGCGACCTTTTCCTAAAGCCTCTGCCGGTGTCCAAGAAGGATAAAGAGGTTGAGATGGAATCTTCAGATTCCTCAAAGAAAGTTGAACGTTCTAATGTACTGTTTTGGTCTGCTCTCGAGGAGCCACTTCCTAACAACATAACAAATCATTCAGAAGTCAACCAGATTGTAGAAGTTAAGTGTGGAAATCTGCTACAATGTGAAGAGGTTACAGCACAAGGTCATATAGTGGAGGACAATACTGAGCCAAAAGAAAATCTTAAAATCCCAGAgacaaaaagtgaaaaaatattagAGACCAGTACAAAGGGCTTAAAAGCTGAAAGCCAGTCTGGCATTTCTTTGAGCCAGCTGTCCACCTGGTCAGCAGATATTATCGTCGACTTCAAGAATGAAGAATTCTGGAGGTCAGAATCTGACCTCTTAGAGGCTACAGACATCAAAAGTTTGCCTTCACCTGGCAACCCCTTTACACCAGCAAACAAAACCCCTCCAGTCTTGAGTCACAAAAACCCCTTTGTGGAACCCACAAACGGTAATGAAAGTTCTGAGGTCTCCTTGCAGGAAGATATAAGTTTCCAAGAACTTCATAGGCAAGCAGCTCTTAAAGTCCTACCACCCATTACTCTCCCAACCGATGTGAAAATCCCCTCCCTGCATGGCAACCAACCACTGGCTTTCTCTACTCCTTCCCTTGTAGCTGTACAGAATCCTAAAGTATCCAAATTCCCTTCTCCTATTTTGTCCTCTACGACCTCGGCGGTCACCGGCACGACCAATACCTGTACAGCAGCTCTCTCCTACCTCCAGTCTCCTGCTACCAGCTCTGTGGTGACATCTGCTACCCGTTCAGTTTTACCCCAGGAGACACAGCCGGCTGAGAGCCCCTTTTACCCACTGAAAACCAG TCCCCATCCCGTGAAGCCCATTAGCGCCGCGCTGTCCGACTCGGAAAAGAAGCCAAACAAGCCGGCTCTGAGCACGGCCATAAGCAGTGGGCTGGAGATGCTGAAGTCGGTGACCGGTGGACAGCACCCGGCACCCAAAAAGCAGGAGCTGGACCGGTTGAAG GATCTCTGTTCTCCGGACGCAGCCGCTAGGTATTATCACCTGACCCACGACGAGCTGATCCACATGCTGCTGCAGAAAGAGGCCGAGCTGGGCAGAAAGGAGGAGCACGTCCACGAGCTGGAGGACTACATCGACAAGCTCATGGTCCGCATCATAGAACAAGCGCCGACGCTGCTCCAGGTCCCGCTGGAGACCACGAAGAACAACAAATAG